GTTTGAATGGCGTCGTTTCGGAAGCCGGCACCGAAAACCGGAAGAACGATGATGTTGTTGATTTTTTTGTGAATCTGATAAGTGGCTTTCATTCCGCTGAGCCAGCGGTTTTCGTTTTGTTCAATCATATCGCCGTTGACGGTGTCTTGCAGGTAATAAGTGAAATCGGAAAAGAGTTTAAACACGTAACGTGTCAAATAGGTTTGCAACCGGAATTGGTGATCGTCCTGTTTGTGCCGGTAAACAATGGAAAAGTCCTGCCGGGTGGTGGTGCCGCCTTCCATGGGATCCAGCGCCCCGAAACGATCGATAATACCGGCTTTTACCACGCGGTCGGGAATCTGTCCGGATGCATTCCAGGCCGAATTGAAAGCGTTAACCTTAAAAGTAAGCCGGCTGACGCGGTTCAGGTTGATAAAATATTTTCCAAAAACGTTGAGTCGTTTTAAGTCCTGCGGATTGTCGAAAGGCCCGTCGGTAGTGTAATACTGGGCGGCAAAAATACCGTTTTGCATGGCGTTGCCTTTTCCGGTTTGCAACAGTAGAGTGGTTTTCAGGGTGTTGAATTGTCCTACTTCGAGATGAAAACTGTTGCTTTTCAGAATGTCTTTGGTGGTAAATGCAATGGCGCCTGCCGTGGCAAAATCACCGAATTGTGCAAAATAAGGACCTTTGTAAACCGACAGTTTCCCGACCAGTTCCGGAATCAAAAAGTGTAAATCGGCATAGCCCTGGCCGTGCGCATGGCTGACCATGTTAACCGGAATGCCGTCCACCGAAATGTTCACATCGGTTCCGTGGTCGCAGTCGAAGCCGCGCAGAAAAATCTGTTCGGCTTTTCCGCCGCCGGCATGTTGGGCAATGATGAGTCCCGGTACCAGTTTTAACAAATCCTGTGATGATTTTACCGGCCGCAGTTGCAAGTCGATGCTGCGAATGGCCTGCGACGATGCAATGGAAAACGGACGCCGGGCGGTAATATTCAGGTCGGACATGTTAAAAGATGTCGGTTGCATTTTTATCAGCAGGGTAGTGGTTTGCCGGTTGCGGATGCGGATGTTTTTTTTAAAAGTTTTGTATCCGAGATGCGAAACCACCAACACATAATCACCGGCTTCGATACCGCGAATCTGAAATTTACCGTGCAAATCACTGGTGGTGCCTATCAGGCTTTTTTCGATGATGATGTTGGCAAAGGAAATTTCCTTTCCCGTTTTTGCATCCAGAATGGTGCCGGACAACGTTCCGTACTGATGGGCAAATGCCGACTGAAAAAACAAAATAAAAAGAAAACATGCTGTCCACCGGGTGAACTGATGAAACCGAAATCGCGAAACAGGTGTTACTTTTTTCATATTCGTAATACTTTTTGGTTAAAAAAATTACAGGCTGCCGGTAATTGCCAGCGTGCCGTATTGAATTCCTTTTAATGAAATTAATGAATGGGCGAGCTTATCCAGCTCATCGGCTTTTCCTTTTACTGCAATGGTTTCCAGGCAGTTGTTGTGGTCTAAGTGTACGTGTTGAACCGATAAAATCAGATGATGGAACTGGTGCTGGATATCCGTGGAATGTGCCTGCAAATCCCTTTGGTGGTGGTTGTAAATAAGAATTACCGCCCCGGCCATCACTTTGTTCTCGGCATGGCTTTTTTGAACTGAGGCTTTCTGTATTAAGTGCCGGATGGTGCGGGAACGATTCGGAAAATTTAAACCCGTGGTGATGTCGTCGAGTTTGTCCAACAATTCCTTTTCTACGGAAATACTAAATCTTGAAACATGCATATTTTTCTGTTTTATGATTCATTCTGATAAGGAACCGGAAAAACAATCTGTTTTTTGGGTTCCGTTTTCGGGGCAAAAATAGAAATATTGTGAAACGCTTCACAGTAAAACAGAAAAAGTTTTGTTAATTTATTAACAATTTAAATAATATGCTTATGTAATTCTGTATAAGGATACTGATTAAAAATCAAAATGCGCTTTTGGTTCATTGCAATCCCAAAAAGCGCTTTGATTTAATATCGGCATTTACCATTGTAGATTTTAAAATGCCCTTTTAGCGCATTTTAAAATACAATAAGATGGAAATGTTTAAAAAGAAGCGGGGTTATTTTGCCGGTTTGCGGATGATCACGTACACGTCTTCGTTGTCTTTTTTCATGAAATATTTTTCGCGTGCGTATTTTTCCAGTTGAACCGTATCGTATTTCAGGGCTTTCAGGGCGCTTTTGTTTTTTTCGATTTCGGTTTTATAAAACTGTTCTTTCTGCTGCAGCTGATCGATTTTTTTTGAAAGGCGCATCTGTTCCCTGAAGTTATCATTATCGAAAAAAAACATCCAGATAATGAAAGCCAGGGCGGTATAGAAATAGCGGTTGTTAATGTATTTTTTAAAAAAATCTTTCATTGCAAGTACAAAAATAGGTCAAATGCACTTCCGTACGGCTGGTGCGAAAAAATTTTTGCACGCTGTTTTGTTAACAAGCCTTTTGTG
The sequence above is drawn from the Candidatus Sulfidibacterium hydrothermale genome and encodes:
- a CDS encoding TonB-dependent receptor, with amino-acid sequence MKKVTPVSRFRFHQFTRWTACFLFILFFQSAFAHQYGTLSGTILDAKTGKEISFANIIIEKSLIGTTSDLHGKFQIRGIEAGDYVLVVSHLGYKTFKKNIRIRNRQTTTLLIKMQPTSFNMSDLNITARRPFSIASSQAIRSIDLQLRPVKSSQDLLKLVPGLIIAQHAGGGKAEQIFLRGFDCDHGTDVNISVDGIPVNMVSHAHGQGYADLHFLIPELVGKLSVYKGPYFAQFGDFATAGAIAFTTKDILKSNSFHLEVGQFNTLKTTLLLQTGKGNAMQNGIFAAQYYTTDGPFDNPQDLKRLNVFGKYFINLNRVSRLTFKVNAFNSAWNASGQIPDRVVKAGIIDRFGALDPMEGGTTTRQDFSIVYRHKQDDHQFRLQTYLTRYVFKLFSDFTYYLQDTVNGDMIEQNENRWLSGMKATYQIHKKINNIIVLPVFGAGFRNDAIQTALWHSPNRIRMNALSNATINQTNLFVWAQSKIIFNIHWRIEVGLRGDYITYDVDDHLGNANDTLSNGLPHASGYAQQAMLNPKFNVVYSPSAQVDIYLNAGTGFHSNDARNVIFTQKAKEIEQVKLREGYSEQEISEWLIKHNFDPQQQFTGTMPRAYGAETGLRAELFRKLNIGIALWYMYLDKEFVYAGDGGYSELSNPTQRMGLDFEGRLKLTPWLWADADLTLSRGRINDLPEGKNYIPLAPNFTLTGGLTMMNFHGFDVSLRTIHIGSRPANEDNTVRALGYTLVNFGASYHLKKYTFSVTIENLLNTEWNEAQFDTESRMKWEKKPVDELHYTPGNPFNVRCGIGIRF
- the nikR gene encoding nickel-responsive transcriptional regulator NikR — translated: MHVSRFSISVEKELLDKLDDITTGLNFPNRSRTIRHLIQKASVQKSHAENKVMAGAVILIYNHHQRDLQAHSTDIQHQFHHLILSVQHVHLDHNNCLETIAVKGKADELDKLAHSLISLKGIQYGTLAITGSL
- a CDS encoding FtsB family cell division protein, which encodes MKDFFKKYINNRYFYTALAFIIWMFFFDNDNFREQMRLSKKIDQLQQKEQFYKTEIEKNKSALKALKYDTVQLEKYAREKYFMKKDNEDVYVIIRKPAK